The Cydia pomonella isolate Wapato2018A chromosome 17, ilCydPomo1, whole genome shotgun sequence genome includes a window with the following:
- the LOC133527133 gene encoding tyrosine-protein kinase CSK codes for MNSDVHRHQAHPPLAQHSVGPCGWYSASATPAPTAPARLKRTQPPQQLPSGGGVSSNGPHAPVSPTALQNPAAHNNVMPSSVRAAGPAPGAMHASQTTAAATKGPSDLLVSSTCQNPPPVATRLTNMSQYPWHHGAISRERAEALLSSSPDGVFLVRESTNFPGDHTLCVRFRGRVEHYRVKWATVPDSQTQRLTIDDEEFFDNMTDLIHHYLKDADGLCTKLVRCLPKAAPNGASNPLQPPYPPHPQQPPPYPPTPPVPAPAHFAPAYAPQQPPPQPPPQPPPPQDTVDAANFLDARWIINERDLEIRENIGKGEFGDVMLGILNGNLKVAVKILKDREAASKFRAEASVMASLKHENLVRLLGLVFSSSGTCLVTEHCAQGSLLDYLRSRGRHYVTQRDQINFAYDTCCGMEYLERQRVVHRDLAARNVLISAEGAAKVADFGLARTDHAPDDPADQLRLQAKLPIKWTAPEALKYNKFSNKSDMWSFGILLWEIYSFGRVPYPRIPLAEVVRHVERGYRMEAPEGCPAGPYDVMRAAWHADPAQRPTFAATRRTLAAIRDQALAQEHPVSVL; via the exons TCCGGGGGAGGTGTGAGCAGCAATGGGCCGCACGCGCCCGTGTCTCCCACCGCACTGCAGAACCCCGCAGCACACAAT AATGTGATGCCGTCATCGGTCCGCGCGGCTGGCCCCGCCCCGGGCGCCATGCACGCCTCACAGACCACCGCTG CGGCAACAAAGGGGCCCAGCGACCTGTTGGTGAGCTCGACGTGCCAAAACCCGCCGCCCGTCGCCACCCGCCTCACCAATATGTCCCAATACCC CTGGCACCACGGCGCCATCTCGCGGGAGCGCGCGGAGGCGCTGCTGTCGAGCTCGCCGGACGGCGTGTTCCTCGTGCGCGAGAGCACCAACTTCCCCGGCGACCACACGCTCTGCGTGCGCTTCCGCGGCCGCGTCGAGCACTACCG TGTAAAATGGGCGACGGTGCCGGACAGTCAAACGCAAAGGCTCACCATCGACGACGAAGAGTTCTTCGACAACATGACTGATTTAATACAC CATTACCTAAAAGACGCCGATGGGCTGTGCACGAAGTTAGTGCGGTGCCTGCCCAAGGCGGCGCCCAACGGCGCCAGCAACCCGCTGCAGCCTCCCTACCCACCGCATCCACAG CAGCCGCCGCCGTACCCGCCGACGCCGCCGGTGCCGGCGCCGGCGCACTTCGCGCCCGCGTACGCGCCGCAgcagccgccgccgcagccgccgccgcagccgccgccgccgcaggaCACCGTCGACGCCGCCAACTTCCTCGACGCGC GATGGATAATCAACGAGCGTGACCTGGAGATCCGCGAGAACATCGGAAAGGGTGAATTCGGGGACGTGATGCTCGGCATCCTCAACGGGAACCTCAAGGTCGCCGTCAAGATCCTCAAGGACCGCGAGGCGGCTAGCAAGTTCCGTGCTGAAGCTAGCGTCATGGC GTCCCTCAAGCACGAGAACCTGGTGCGGCTACTGGGGCTGGTGTTCAGCTCGTCAGGGACCTGCCTGGTGACGGAACACTGCGCGCAGGGCTCACTACTCGACTACCTGCGCAGCCGCGGCCGCCATTACGTCACGCAGCGGGACCAGATCAACTTCGCCTA CGACACGTGCTGCGGCATGGAGTACCTGGAGCGGCAGCGCGTGGTGCACCGCGACCTAGCGGCGCGCAACGTGCTGATCAGCGCGGAGGGCGCCGCCAAGGTGGCCGACTTCGGCCTCGCGCGCACCGACCACGCGCCCGACGACCCCGCCGACCAGCTGCGCCTGCAGGCCAAGCTGCCCATCAAGTGGACCGCGCCCGAGGCGCTCAAGTACAAC aaattttcaaataagTCTGACATGTGGAGTTTTGGTATTCTGCTCTGGGAAATCTACTCGTTTGGAAGGGTGCCATATCCTAGAatt CCGCTGGCGGAGGTGGTGCGGCACGTGGAGCGCGGGTACCGCATGGAGGCGCCGGAGGGCTGCCCGGCCGGGCCCTACGACGTGATGCGCGCCGCCTGGCACGCCGACCCCGCGCAGCGGCCCACGTTCGCCGCCACGCGCCGCACGCTCGCCGCCATCCGCGACCAGGCGCTCGCCCAGGAGCACCCGGTCAGTGTACTGTAG